The sequence below is a genomic window from Methylophilus sp. DW102.
AGCGCATTGCCAATGTACTGAAGAAGCAGATTGATACCTTGCCTCAACTGGCCAGCCAATACCTGCACAAGGAAAAAGTCGAGCTGGCAGAAATCATCTGCCGCTACATGGAAGAAAAATATGGGGTCAAAGGCCGCGTCCACTTCAACGTCGGCGGGGCACAAGCGGTTGAAGACTCCTTGAAAGTGGTGCGTAACCATACTGGCAAGACCCACCAGTTTGCATTTATGGGCGGTTACCACGGCCGTACATTGGGCGCCTCTGCGATTACTTCCAGCTACCGTTACCGCCGCCGGTTTGGCAACTTTTCTGACCGCGCGCACTTTGTGCCATATCCATACTGCTTCCGTTGTCCGTATGACATGAAAGTGGAAACTTGCGATACCTATTGCCACAAAGAGTTTGAAAAACTGTTTGAAACCGAATACCAGTCTTTCTGGGATGAAAAATCCAAACAGTGTGAATTTGGCGCGTTTTATATCGAGCCTATGCAGGGGACCGGCGGCTACATTATTCCGCCTGAGGGATATATGCAAAAGCTGCAAGCTTCACTGAAAAAACGCAATGTGTTGCTGGTGGCCGACGAAATTCAGATGGGCGTTTACCGGACGGGTAAATTGTGGTCCTGGGAAAACTTTGGCATCGTGCCGGATATTTTTGTGTTTGGTAAGGCGATCACCAACGGCCTGAATCCGCTGTCCGGCATCTGGGCGCGCGAAGAATTGATCTCGCCTGAAAAATTCCCACCAGGCTCAACCCACTCTACTTTTGCCTCGAATCCGCTCGGCACTGCCGTGGCGCTAGAAGTGTTGAAAATGACGCAAGAGTCAGATTTTGAGCCGCATGTACGTCAACGTGGTGCGCATTTCCTCAAACGTTTGCATGAGCTGAAGTCGCGCTGGAAGTGCGTGGGCGATGTCAGCGGTCTGGGCCTGGCGCTCAGAATCGAGTTGTGCGAGAGCGACGGTTTTACCGCAAGTCGTGCCCTGGCTGACCGCATGTTTAACGAAGGCCTGAAAGGCGATTTGCTGATCGGTGACAAGCAGTATGGCTTGGTGCTGGATATCGGTGGCTACGAGAAAAACGTGATTACGCTGGCGCCTTCGCTGATGATTACCGAGGAAGAAATCGACCTGGGTATCCAGCTGTTTGAAATGCTGCTCAAGCGTTGCGGAGCAGAGTAACTTGCTTGAGATGGAAGTGGTCGCTTACGATTTTGATGGCAGCATTCAGGCGCAGCTGGCCATGCTGAACGCGCAAGGGGTGCAGCCGGTGCTGCATGCCATGCGCCAGCATGAAACGGCGACGCGCCTGTGGGCTTCCGCCAAGGCGTTTGCCGCCATGGCCAGCCAGTTGCGGCCGCGCACAAGCCTGCCGCAATTTTCGCTGATTGGTTCCGGCGACTACCACCATATCTCACTGGCCTTGATTGCGCGTTTTGAAACGCCGTTGACGGTGGTGCTGTTTGACAATCATCCTGACTGGATGCAGCCACCGCATCAGTATCACTGTGGTACCTGGGTCTATCAACTGGCCCGTTTGCCACAGGTCAAGCGCGTGATCATCGTCGGCCTCGAAAGTGGCGATATTGATCACGATCAGTTTAAAAAAGGCGATGTAGAAAGCTTTCTGCAGCAAAAAATCATTTTGTTGCCCTATCGCAAGGTGCAGGTGAATGCGCCGCAGCCCCTGTTTTTGCACAGCAAGCTGGCGCAAGACCTGGCGACGGGGATTCAAGAGGTGCTGTCGTACATAGACACTGAGCAGGTCTATATCAGCATTGATAAAGACTGCCTGCAAGCGGCAGACGCCAAGACCAACTGGGAGCAGGGGAGTCTGCCTCTGACCACCGTTACCACCGTGATTCAGGCGCTCAGCCAGCATAAACAGGTGATAGGTGCGGATACGGTGGGCGACTTTTCGCCGGTGCGGTTCCGTTCACCACTCAAATGGATCGCCTCTTATTTAGACCGCAAAGTGCATCCGCGTGAGGCTGTGCTGGCCGCCGCCCGGGTCAATGCAGCCGCCAACCTGCGCTTGGTACATGCCCTGAAGGGGGGCGCATGATGATACATACCGGCGCATTATTTGTCGCAGCCGTCCTGCTGGATACGCTGGGCACCACCTTGTTTAAGCTGGGTGCCATGCAACCGGCGACCACGGTAGAAACTTCGCCGATGGCACTGTTGCGGTCTTGCCTGACCCGCTGGCATGTGCCGGCCGGCTTGCTGGTCTACGTGGTGGAATACGTGATCTGGATTACCTATTTGTCCGCCTCTTCGCTGAGCCAGGCTTTTCCGATGTATAGCATCACTATTGTATTGATCATGCTGGTGTCACGACTGGCGTTAAATGAACAGATTGGCATGAAGCGCTGGCTGGGGGCCTTGCTCATTGTGGCCGGCGTTGGGTTGTTAGGGAGCAACACATGAACACATTGCAACAACTGATAGGCGAAAACGGCTTCTGGCTGCAACAGTCAGAACACGCCGTATTACTGGTCCACGGTTTGACCGGCACGCCTGCAGAAATGAAACATTACGGCAAGCAAATCGCCCGCAAAGGCCTGTCTGTGGTGTGCCCGGTGCTGGCCGGGCATTGCGCCTCGGTGCAGGAGCTGAGCCGCACCCGCTGGCAAGCGTGGTTTACCTCGATTGAAACCGTCTTTCTCGAGATGCGCAAACATTATAAAAGCGTGTTTGTTTCAGGCCTGTCCATGGGCGCACTGATTGCCTTGCTGGTGGCTGCCAAACACGGCAAAGAAGTGGCTGGCGTGGTGCTGTTGTCGGCGACCTTTGTATATGACGGCTGGAATATCCCCCTGTTCAAGCAACGCTTTTTGTTGCCCCTGGTGCTGTATTCGCCCTTGCGCTATGTCATGCAGTGGGAAGAAACCGCGCCTTATGGCATCAAGTGCGAGCGTACACGCGCCATGGTGGCTGCCGTGCTTGAAAACAAGGATGCCCGTACCTCGGAAAAAATCGGCTATTTCAAGACCCCGGCGACCGTCATCTACCAGAGTGTCAAATTGATCCGCGCAGCGCGCAAGCAGTTGCCACAAGTGACGTGCCCGGTATTGATTGTGCATTCGACCGAGGATGACATGGCCAGCCTTAAAAATGCCTATCTGGTAGAAAAAGAAATTGCCAGCAAGCATGTGGAAACCTTTTATATCGGCGATACCTACCACGTGGTGACACTGGACAAGCGCAAGGATGATATCGCCAGACGCAGTGCAGAGTTTTGTTTGTCCGTGATTAACGCCTGATCACTAGAAGTGAGATAAGTAAGGAGTGCTTATGCAGAATACACAGAATACATTTGAAGTCGTGAGCGGCCTGATCGCCAGCAAGCTGGAGATAGACCAGAAGACGATTACACCGCAAAGCAAGCTGGTCGACCTTGGCCTGGACTCGCTGGATATTTTTGACATTATCTTCCAGGCTGAAGATCAGTATGGCATCAAGGTGCCTAACCCTTCAGAAGAGATTGCCACCGTAGAAGATGTGGTGCACATGCTGGACGACTTGCTCAAGACCGAGGCCAGCGCATAATGAGCATGCCGCGCCGGGTGGTGATCACGGGGGCGGGCATCGTTTCGCCGCTAGGCAACGATGTGACGACCTTTCAAAAAAACCTGTTGAATGGGGTGTCAGGCATTGGTGCGCTCAAGGCTGAGTTTGCCGAGCAACTCGAAACGCGGATTGCTGCCCAGTGCCAGTTTGAGCCAGAGCAGCATTTCAGCCGCCAGGAACTGGCCTTGCTCGACCGTGTCAGCCAGTTTGCCTTGCACAGTGCCGAGCAAGCCTTGCAGCAGTCTGGTATCGATTTGGCTGCCTTCAGTCCAGACGCGCTTGGTTGCTTTATCGGCACCGGCATGGGCGGCGCCGCCGCCACGGAAGAAGGCTATGCGCGCTTGTTCAAGCAGGGCCTGAACCGGCTCAAACCGTTTACAGTACTCATGGCGATGAACAGTGCCGCTGCTTCACAAATTGCGACCAAATACCAGCTCGCTGGCCCTAATCAAACCATTTCCACCGCATGTTCTTCTGCCGCGATTGCCATTGGTGAAGCCGCCAAACAGATTGCCTTTGGCCGCTGTGAAGCGGCGCTGGCCGGCGGCATTGAAGCCTTGCTCACCTTTGGCACCATCAAGGCCTGGGAGGCATTGCGTACCCTCGCCAAAGAAGACCCGCAAGCCGCTGCAGCCTCCTGCAAACCGTTTTCTGCCGATAGAACGGGCCTGGTACTCGGCGAAGGTGCAGCCGTGTTCGTGCTCGAAACCTACGAACATGCCAGTGCGCGCGGCGCGCATATTCTGGCGGAAATCGTCGGTTTTGGCACCTCGAATGACTTTAGCCATATGACCCAGCCTTCGGTCGAAGGTCAGGCCCTGGCCATGCAAAAAGCCTTGCAAGATGCCGGCCTCAATCCGGCACAGATTGGCTATATCAACGCACACGGTACCGGCACCCAGCTCAACGATGTAACCGAGACCCGTGCGATCAAGCAAGTGTTCGGTGAGGCAGCGGCGCAGATTCCGGTCAGCTCCACCAAATCCATGCATGGTCACTTGATGGGCGCTGCGGCCGCGGTCGAGTTGGTCGCCTGCATTGTCGCCTTGCAGCAAAACACCTTGCCGCCCACCATGCATTTGCACAGCCCGGACCCGGAATGTGATTTGAATTACGTGGCCAACCAGGCGCAACCCGTTCAGCATCTCGAGACTGTCATGAGTAACTCGTTTGCCTTTGGTGGTACCAGCGGTGTCCTTATTTTGAGAAAGATCTAATCATGCAAACTGCCTTATATATGGATTCCAACCTCAGTGCCGAAACGCCTGTGTTTGACGTCGAAATTGGCTACAGTGCCGCCAAGTTTCCCGAGGAAACCTGGAAAACGCTGTTAAAGGATGATCTCGAAGGCTACCGCTTGCATCTGGCGTTTGACTCCGCCAATGTGCAGGGCTTTAAAACCGGTTACCTGGCGGTCAAGAAAAATCAGGTCATTGTTTGCCTGGCGCCGTTTTTTATCACCGATTACAACCTGGATACCACGGTGCAAGGGCGCCTGAAACCTTTGCTGCAAAAAGTCCGCGAGCGTATTCCTTTCCTGATGCGGGTCAAATTACTTTGCGTCGGTTCGCCAATCACGGATGCCTGCAAAATGACCTTGCATCCTGACTATCCGTTTGATCCGGCCATGATGCAGGCCCTCAATGCGCAGTTGCAAAAAATTGCCGCCAAAGCCGGTGCCTCGGTGATTGCCTTTAAAGATGTACTGGCACGTGACCTGCAAAAAGTGGGTGCCCCGCTCAATGCGCTGGGCTACAGCACGCTCAGAAACATGCCGGTCGCGGTCAATCAGATCGCATTTGACTCGATGGAGGCCTACTTCGCCAGCCTGAGTTATGCCACGCGCAAAGACCTGCGCAGAAAGCTCAAAAAACGCTCGCAAATTGAAATCCGCGAAGTGCAGGGCATGCCGTCCAATCTGGACGAAATCTACCAGCTGTATCTCGAAACCTATGAGCGCAGCGAATTGAAGTTTGAAAAACTGACCAGCAGCTTTTTTGAGTTTGTGGCGGGCCTGATGCCAGAAAATACCCGCTTTGTGCTGTATTACCTCGAAGGCAAACTGATTGCGTTTAACATGCTGCTACACAACGGCCATACCCTGATGGACAAATACATCGGCATGCACCAGCCTGTCGCGGCGGAGCACAATATTTACTTCTTAAGCTGGATCTATAACATCGAGATGTGCCTGCGCGATGGCATCACGCAGTTTCAAAGCGGGCAGGCCTCCTACGAGGTGAAGAAAAGACTGGGTGCCGAGCTTGAAGACACCTATTTGCTGTTTAAACATACCAACCGCTTCCTGAATCAACCGCTGGCTTGTCTGGCCAAATTGCTTGCTTATGAAAACTTTGACCAGAACATCTAACGCCAGTGTCGTCTGGTTATTTTCACTGCTGATTTTCTGCGATACGTTTAGTCAGGTGTTATTCAAGATGGCCTCGCTGGAGGTTGGCGCGGCCTCATTGGAAAGCTGGCAGCGTTTTTTTGCCTTTGCCGGCTCACTGTTGCTGCAGCCTGCGCTGGTGGGTGGGGTGATGCTGCTACTGGTGGCATTTTGTTGCTGGATGCTGCTCATGTCTCGCACCGACCTCTCCAAGGCACATTTGATCTCTGGCATTGCCTATGCCACCGTGCCACTGGTCTCGGTTTATTTGTTTGCCGAGCATCTGAGCCCGGCGCAAATCATGGGCATTGGCCTGATCACCCTGGGGGCGACGATTTCCAGCGTGAGTTAGTAGTAGGCTGTTCTCGCGCCCAATCATTGGTTAGTCTGGCTGAATATAGCTTCCGCCTAAGGCCACCATCAAAGCCACTGAAGCATTGAGCCTGCGCCCGGTGATGGAGAGCAGGTTGCGCTCGGCGCTCAACAGCGTGGACTGCACGTTGACCACGTATTGGTATTCACTGATGCCGGCACGGTATCGGTTCTCGGTTTGGGTGACGGCTTCGCGTGCAAATTTGACGGCGGTTTCCTGTTCTTTTGCCTCCGCCTCCAGAATACGCAGCAAGGCCAGATTATCCTCAACTTCGCGCAAGCCATTAATCACGGTTTGTTTATACGTGGCGACACTGGCATCGTAGCGGGCAATGGCGGCATTGGTATTCGATCTACGCAGCTGGTTATCAAAAATCGGCCCGGCCAGCGCGGGGCCCAGTGACCAGAGGCGGTTAGGCAGCGAAAGCAGATTGCTCAGGCTGTTATCACTATAGCCAAAGGTCGCGCCCAGCGTCAGCGTGGGGAAGAGTGCCGCCCGCGCAACGCCGATCTGTGCATTGGCGGAGGCGACCCTGCGCTCAGCCCCGGCAATATCTGGTCTGCGTTCCAGCAGGCTGGCTGGCAAGCCTGTATTCGCGGCGGGCAGAGACAAGTTGGCCACGTCCTTGTATGGTTGTTCGGGGATGGACAATTCTGCTGGCGGCTTGCCGATCAGTACTGCAATCGCATGCTCCAGTTGCGCGCGCGAGGCGCTGATATCAATCGACTGCGCCAAGGTGTTGCGCAATTGCGTTTCGGCCTGGGCGATTTCCGTGCGCGAGGCCAAGCCCACGTTATAGCGGTTGGTGGTCAGCTTGAGTGAGCGATCAAAGCTTTTGGCCGTGTTATCCAGCAGCAGCTTTTGCGAGTCCAGAATCCTGAGCTGAAAATAGGTTTGTGCCAGCGTAGACTGGACCGAGAGCTTGGCCGCTGCCAGGTCGGCGGCCGTGGCTTCGGCATTGGTTTCGCCGGCGATCACGCTGTTACGTATCCTGCCCCACAAGTCCATCTCCCAACTGGCATTGAGGCCAATGCTGTAATCACTGCGCACGCCAGTGGTATTGGTGGTCTCTCCGCGGGTGGCGCCTGCCTGCCCGTTGAGTGCGGGCAATTGCGGCGAGTGGCTCGCCCGCGCCAGTGCCAGCCCTTGCCGATAATTGGCCTCCGCAATCAGGATGGTGTAGTTGGCTTGATTGGCTTGCGTGAGTAAGGCAGTCAGCTGGGGATCGTTGTAACGTTCCCACCAGGCCGCAGACAGTTCTGGTGAACCAGGCTCGGCCACTTTCCAGCCTGCAGGCGGCGGTTCTTTGTATTGTGCCGGTATCTCGACGCGCGGGCGTACATAGTCTTGCCAGACACTGCATCCTTGTATCATCAGGCCCGCCATGGCCAGCACCCACATTTTGACTATGTTCATACCGTTTGATTCTTCAAAGAATTTGAGTTTAACGAGAGGCCGAAACGCTGGCTGAGCCAACGCCCCGCATCATCCAGATACAGATAAACCACGGGCGTGGTGACCAGCGTCAGCACTTGCCCTACCAGCAGGCCACCGACAATGGAGATGCCCAGCGGCTGACGGATTTCAGCACCATCGCCGACGCCCAGCAACAAGGGCACCGCCCCCAGCACCGCCGCCAGGGTGGTCATTAAAATGGGCCGCAAGCGTTGCAGGCAGGCCTGGGTGACGGCGGCTTCGGCAGAGAGCGCGTGTTCACGCCGCAAATGAATCGCCGCATCAATCATGATGATGGCGTTTTTCATGACAATGCCCACCAGGAGCACAATGCCTATCATAGCGATAATGGTCAACTCGCTGTCAAACCATAACAGGGCCAGCAAGGCGCCTATGCCCGCCGAGGGCAGGGTGGAGAGGATGGTCAGCGGATGGATCAGGCTTTCGTACAGCATGCCCAGCACGATGTAGATCGCGATCACGGCGGTCAGGATCAGCCACGGCTGGCTATCCATGGAATCCTGAAACGCTTTGGCTTTACCGGCAAAGGTGCCATGGATGCTCTCTGGCGGCGCCAGCGCGGCAAAGGTCGATTCGATGGCCTGGCTGGCGGCATCCAGCGCATAGCCTTGGGCCAGGTTAAACGAGATCGTGGCGGCGGCAAACTGCCCCTGGTGATTGACCGCCAGCGGCGTATTCACCGGTTGCCAGTGGGCAAAGCTGGCCAGCGGAATGCGCTGGTTTTTCAGGCTGGTCAGGTAGATATTCTGCAAGGACTCCGGCCCCTGCGCAAAGCGGGCCGCCACCGTCATCACCACATAGTATTGATTGAGCGGCTCGTAAATGGTGGAGACCAGCCGCTGGCCAAAGGCATCATTCAAGGCACTGTCAATCTGCTGCTGGGTGATGCCCAGGCGCGTGGCCGCATCGCGGTCCACCACCAGATTAATCTGCAAGCCCTTGTCTTGTGCATCACTGGAGACGTCAGTCAGTTGCGGCAGCTTGGCCATGGCATCTTTGAGTTTGGGAGCAAACTGGCGTAAATCGTCTACGCTGCTGGAGAGCAAGGTGTATTGGTATTCTGCCGAGCCCGGACGCAAGCCGATATTGAATTCCTGTTGTGGTCGCAACCGTAACGACGCGCCGGCCACGCGGTCCAGTTGCGGACGCAAGCGATCCACCACTTCTTGCGCGGAGGCCTGGCGTTCTGCGCGGGGTTTCAGCCGTGCATTGAGCATGCCGGTATTGGATTGCCCGCCGCCAAAGCCACCCGTGTATTCATAATAGGTATCGATATCGGGGTCGCGGGCGATGATCTGCATGAATTGGGCCACTTTTTCACGCATGGCCCAAAACGACAGATTCTGGTCGCCCTCGAAGTTGCCTTGCAAGCGGCCGGTATCTTGCAGCGGAAAAAAGCCCTTGGGCACCAGGGTATACAGATAAAGGTTGCTGCCGATGGCCACGGTGAAGAGCAGCAGAATCAGGCGCCTGTGGTCCAGGCTCCAGCGCAGCACACGCTGATACACCGACGCAGGCCAGGGCTGGTCCTGCGTGGCGGGAGCGGGACTCGTATGGTCAGCGCCGCCTGCCTTTGCGCCAAGCTTTGATGCCTGCGGCCGCAGTAGTTTGGAGGAGAGGACGGGTGTCAGTGTCAGCGACACCAGCAATGAAATGATGACCGCACTGGCCAGCGTGATTGAAAACTCGCGGAACATGCGCCCGACCACACCGTCCATGAACAGCAGCGGGATAAATGCCGCAATCAGTGCCAGACTCATGGCGATAATGGTAAATGACACCTCGTGCACTGCCCGCAGCGCCGCCTGCAAGGGGCTCAGGCCATGTTCAATGTGCCGGGCCGTATTTTCGACCACGACAATCGCATCATCCACCACAAAGCCGGTGGCAATAATAAGCGCCATCAAGGTCAGGTTATTGAGGCTGAAACCGCACAGGTAAATCACGGCCAGCGTCCCCAGCAAGGACACCGGAATGGCGATGCTGGGAATCAGCGCCGCGCGCCCGCTTTTTAAAAACACAAAGGTCACCACGATCACCAATCCAATCGAAATCAGCAGGCTGTGTTCGACTTCTTCTAACGATTTGCGGACGATGGTGCTGCGGTCTATGAGCACTTCCATTGCAATGCCAGGGGGCAACAAGGGCTGCAGCCTGGGCAGCAAGGCCTTGATGCCATCAACCGTGGCGACAATGTTGGCGCCCGGGATATTATTCACCGCGATGACCACGCCGGGCTTTTGCTTGACGCTACCGGCGCTGCGCAGCTCCTGCACCGAGTCTTTCACCTCGGCAATGTCGCGCAGCCTGACAGGGGCGGCATTGTGCCAGGCCACAATCAGGTCACGAAAATCGGCCGCCTGGCGGTTACTGTCGTTAACCTCCAGCTGCCAGCGTTTGCTGGCACTCTCGATAAAGCCTTTGGGTAAATGGGCGTTGGCATTGGCGATGGCCGTGCGGATCTGGTCCAGGCTAATGCCATATTGATTGGCAGTGAGCGGATTCACTTCTACCCTGACCGCCCGCAAGGCGCTGCCATTGACGTTGACCTGGCCCACGCCATCCACTTGCGAGATGCGCTGCCCGACCAAGCTGTAGGCCACATCGTACAGCTCGGACTGGCTGTAGCGGTCCGAGGTCAGCGCGATATGCATGATCATGGTCGGGCCACTCTTGCGCCAGGTTGGGTTGCTTTGCATGCCGGCTGGCAGCAAGGGGATGGCGGTATTGATGGCCGCTTGCACATCGCGTGCGGCACTGTCTGCATTGCGGTCCAGATCAAACTGCAAACTGACCCTGGTCTGGCCTTTGGTGCTGCTGGAGGTCATTTCGTTGAGGCCGGCAATATTGCCCAGCGAACGCTCCAGCGGCGAGGCAACGGCGGAAGCCATGGTTTCGGCGCTGGCGCCGGGCAGGCGCGCAAACACATCGATGCTGGGCATTTCCACTTGCGGCAGCGAGGCAATCGGCAGCGCCACATAAGCGGCTATGCCGGGCAAGGCAATGGCCAGTGCCAGCAAGGTGGTGGCCACGGGGCGGCGCAAAAACAGCGTGAGCCCACTCATGGGTTCGCCTCGCTGTGTGTGACTGCTTTGTGCTGACTAGGCTGGGCCAGGCGGTCAAACATCAGGTAGATGACTGGCGTAGTAAACAAGGTGAGCAACTGGCTCACTAACAGGCCGCCTATCATGGCAATGCCGAGCGGCGCACGCAATTCTGAGCCGGGGCCATCGCCGGTGACCAGCGGCACGGCACTTAACAGCGCCGCCAGTGTGGTCATCAGGATAGGCCGGAACCTGAGCAGGCAGGCTTCATAAATGGCTTCTTCAGGCGACTTGCCATGATGGCGCTCGGCCTCCAGTGCAAAATCAATCATCATGATGGCATTTTTTTGCACAATGCCGATCAGCAGGATAATGCCGATGATGGCAATCACGCTGAGCGGGTGTCCGGTCAGCATGAGGGCCAGCAAGGCGCCGACGCCCGCTGAAGGCAAGGTGGAGAGGATGGTCAGCGGGTGGATATAACTTTCATACAAAATCCCCAGCACGATATACATGGTGAGAATGGCGGCCAGCATTAAAAACAACTCGTTGCCGAGTGCAGCATTAAATGCCGCGGCTGCGCCCTGAAAACGGCTGATGATGGTGGCCGGGAATTGCATGCGCTGTTTGACTGCATCAATCGCTGCCACGGCATCCCCCAGGGCATAGCCATCGGCAAGGTTAAAGCCAATGGTGACCGAGGGTAACTGGTCTTCCCGGTTCACCACCAGCGCCGCCGGTTGCTCGCTGATGCGGGCGATACTCGCCAGCGGCACCTGGCGCCCGGTATTGCTGGTGACATAAACCTGATCCAGCACCTGCAAGCCCGAGGCCGAGGACGGTTGCGACTCAAGAATCACGCGATACTGATTGGCCTGGGTGAAAATGGTACTGATCATGCGCTGGCCAAAGGCGCTATAGAGCGCATTGTCCACATCCGCCATGGTAATGCCCAGCCGCCCGGCACTGTCGCGGTCCACGGTCACGGCGGCGCGCAGGCCGTCGCTGTGCAGGTTATGCGTGACGGTGGTCAGTTGCGGCAGCTTGCGCAGTGCTTGCATAAAGCCGGGGAGCGCGCTTTGCAAGGCCTGCGGATCGGTGCTGGTCAGCAGGTATTGATACTGGGTCTGGCTGACACGGTCTGACAACGTCAGGTCTTGCACCGGTTGCATAAACAGCTTGAGCGGGGCGGTGGCCTCCAGGCGAGATTGCAAGCGGGTAATGACCTCGCTGGCGCTGGCCTGGCGTTGCGGGTAGGGCTTGAGGTTGATCAGCATGCGGCCACTGTTATGCGTGGTGTTGACCCCATCCACGCCTACCACTGAAGAAATACTTTCTACATCGGCATCCTGCAAAATGGCTTCTACCACGGCTTGCTGCTTGTGGCTGATCACGCTGAAAGCATCCGAACCGTTGGCCTCGGTGATCACCTGGATAAAGCCGGTATCCTGGGTCGGGAACAGGCCTTTGGGGATGCTGATCACCAGCGTGACTGTCAGCACCAGCGAGGCGGCGGCAAGCAGCAATACCAGCGGCTGGTGCCGCAAGGCAACCTGCAGTCCTCTGCCGTAATAGGCAATGATGCGGTCTATGAGGTTAGTCTGGTTTGCGACAGGGGCTTTGGCCGGTTTGAGCAAGCGCGCGCACAGCATGGGCGTCAGGGTGAGCGAGACTACCGCCGAAATCAGGATGGCGACCGCCAGTGTGACGGCAAACTCCCGGAACAAGCGGCCAATCACATCGCCCATAAACAGCAAGGGGATCAGCACCGCAATCAGTGAAAAGGTCAGCGAGATAATGGTAAAACCGATCTGGCGGGCGCCCTTGATGGCGGCATTCATCGGCGTCTCGCCTTCTTCAATATGGCGCGCGATATTCTCAATCATGACAATGGCATCATCGACCACAAAGCCGGTGGCAATGGTCAGCGCCATCAGGGTGAGGTTGTTGATGCTAAAGCCCGCCGCATACATGATGCTAAACGTGCCCACCAGCGACAACGGCACAGTCAAACTGGGGATGACGGTGCCCGCCGCCGTGCGCAAAAACAGGAAGATCACCATCACCACCAGGGCAATGGCCAGCATGAGCTCAAACTGCACATCTTCAAGCGCACTGCGGATGGTATGCGTGCGGTTAGTGAGTTCGCTGACGCTGACATCGGCCGGCAAGCCCGCCGTCAGGCCGGGCAGGCGCTCGCGAATCTGCTCGACCACCTCAATCACATTGGCGCCGGGCTGGCGGCGGATATTGACCAGAATGGCGGGCGTTTGATTGGCCCAGGCAGAGATATACAAGTCTTCTTGTGCCTCTTTCACCTCAGCCACATCCCGCAGGCGCACGGGCCGGTCACCGGTGTTGGCAATAATCAGGTTACGGTATTCCTCTGCTGACCGCAGTTGGCTGTTGGCATCGAGCTCATAGGCCAGCAAGGGGCCATCAATATTGCCTTTGGCCTGGTTGGAGTTGGCGCTGTCTATGATGGTGCGCAGCGTATTCATGCCCAGCCCGTAGGCCGCCAGCACGGGCTGATTCACCTGAATGCGGATCGCCGGTTTTTGCCCACCATCCACACTGACCAGGCCCACGCCACTCACCTGCGCAATTTTTTGCGCCATGCGTGTATCCACCAGGTCGCGTAACTTGGGCAATGGCAGGCTCTGCGAAGTCACGGCCAGCGTCAGCACCGGGGCATCGGCCGGGTTCACCTTGTTATAGATGGGCGGGGAGGGTAAATCCGCAGGCAAAAAGGTACTGGCCGCGTTCATGGCCGCCTGAACTGACTGGACGGCAACATCGAGGCTGTTTTTCAGGCTGAACTGCAAGGTAATGACTGAAACGCCGCCAGAGCTGGCAGAGGACATATGTGCCAGGCCAGCCATAGCGCCAAATTGACGCTCCAGCGGTGAGGT
It includes:
- a CDS encoding efflux transporter outer membrane subunit — its product is MNIVKMWVLAMAGLMIQGCSVWQDYVRPRVEIPAQYKEPPPAGWKVAEPGSPELSAAWWERYNDPQLTALLTQANQANYTILIAEANYRQGLALARASHSPQLPALNGQAGATRGETTNTTGVRSDYSIGLNASWEMDLWGRIRNSVIAGETNAEATAADLAAAKLSVQSTLAQTYFQLRILDSQKLLLDNTAKSFDRSLKLTTNRYNVGLASRTEIAQAETQLRNTLAQSIDISASRAQLEHAIAVLIGKPPAELSIPEQPYKDVANLSLPAANTGLPASLLERRPDIAGAERRVASANAQIGVARAALFPTLTLGATFGYSDNSLSNLLSLPNRLWSLGPALAGPIFDNQLRRSNTNAAIARYDASVATYKQTVINGLREVEDNLALLRILEAEAKEQETAVKFAREAVTQTENRYRAGISEYQYVVNVQSTLLSAERNLLSITGRRLNASVALMVALGGSYIQPD
- a CDS encoding GNAT family N-acetyltransferase; amino-acid sequence: MQTALYMDSNLSAETPVFDVEIGYSAAKFPEETWKTLLKDDLEGYRLHLAFDSANVQGFKTGYLAVKKNQVIVCLAPFFITDYNLDTTVQGRLKPLLQKVRERIPFLMRVKLLCVGSPITDACKMTLHPDYPFDPAMMQALNAQLQKIAAKAGASVIAFKDVLARDLQKVGAPLNALGYSTLRNMPVAVNQIAFDSMEAYFASLSYATRKDLRRKLKKRSQIEIREVQGMPSNLDEIYQLYLETYERSELKFEKLTSSFFEFVAGLMPENTRFVLYYLEGKLIAFNMLLHNGHTLMDKYIGMHQPVAAEHNIYFLSWIYNIEMCLRDGITQFQSGQASYEVKKRLGAELEDTYLLFKHTNRFLNQPLACLAKLLAYENFDQNI
- a CDS encoding efflux RND transporter permease subunit, producing the protein MSGLTLFLRRPVATTLLALAIALPGIAAYVALPIASLPQVEMPSIDVFARLPGASAETMASAVASPLERSLGNIAGLNEMTSSSTKGQTRVSLQFDLDRNADSAARDVQAAINTAIPLLPAGMQSNPTWRKSGPTMIMHIALTSDRYSQSELYDVAYSLVGQRISQVDGVGQVNVNGSALRAVRVEVNPLTANQYGISLDQIRTAIANANAHLPKGFIESASKRWQLEVNDSNRQAADFRDLIVAWHNAAPVRLRDIAEVKDSVQELRSAGSVKQKPGVVIAVNNIPGANIVATVDGIKALLPRLQPLLPPGIAMEVLIDRSTIVRKSLEEVEHSLLISIGLVIVVTFVFLKSGRAALIPSIAIPVSLLGTLAVIYLCGFSLNNLTLMALIIATGFVVDDAIVVVENTARHIEHGLSPLQAALRAVHEVSFTIIAMSLALIAAFIPLLFMDGVVGRMFREFSITLASAVIISLLVSLTLTPVLSSKLLRPQASKLGAKAGGADHTSPAPATQDQPWPASVYQRVLRWSLDHRRLILLLFTVAIGSNLYLYTLVPKGFFPLQDTGRLQGNFEGDQNLSFWAMREKVAQFMQIIARDPDIDTYYEYTGGFGGGQSNTGMLNARLKPRAERQASAQEVVDRLRPQLDRVAGASLRLRPQQEFNIGLRPGSAEYQYTLLSSSVDDLRQFAPKLKDAMAKLPQLTDVSSDAQDKGLQINLVVDRDAATRLGITQQQIDSALNDAFGQRLVSTIYEPLNQYYVVMTVAARFAQGPESLQNIYLTSLKNQRIPLASFAHWQPVNTPLAVNHQGQFAAATISFNLAQGYALDAASQAIESTFAALAPPESIHGTFAGKAKAFQDSMDSQPWLILTAVIAIYIVLGMLYESLIHPLTILSTLPSAGIGALLALLWFDSELTIIAMIGIVLLVGIVMKNAIIMIDAAIHLRREHALSAEAAVTQACLQRLRPILMTTLAAVLGAVPLLLGVGDGAEIRQPLGISIVGGLLVGQVLTLVTTPVVYLYLDDAGRWLSQRFGLSLNSNSLKNQTV
- a CDS encoding EamA family transporter codes for the protein MKTLTRTSNASVVWLFSLLIFCDTFSQVLFKMASLEVGAASLESWQRFFAFAGSLLLQPALVGGVMLLLVAFCCWMLLMSRTDLSKAHLISGIAYATVPLVSVYLFAEHLSPAQIMGIGLITLGATISSVS